A genomic segment from Clostridium pasteurianum BC1 encodes:
- a CDS encoding glycoside hydrolase family 32 protein produces MNNNEELMKLAYRAIANGEEKVNSDYYRLKYHLMPPVGFMNDPNGFIYIDGEYHLFYQFNPFFPEGKKVYWGHIKSTDLVNWQQLPIALCPSEWYETHGCYSGSAVNCNGIFTVMYTGNVKDASNNRETYQCIARTEDGLNFNKHKNNPVIYNQPDGYTRHFRDPKVWKHDGLWYMVIGTQTVEEQGAALLYSSQDLFKWKMIGEVAGANIDELNFLGYMWECPNLLNVEGKDILIFCPQGVKRKEDLYNNRHQCGYLMGTLDYKRGKLNYGSFMELDRGFEFYAPQVTEDSRGRQLLIGWMGLPDEEESPTVKNGWLHCLTIVRELGIKNDKIIQKPVSEMKLLRKNEIKYKNVGIKSDKVKFHNINGDSCELLCDFSWNTVSELGIKLRCNKDCSEETLIYYDAKSEKLVLDRDKSGLSLKGVRKCKVKNHGSLKLHIFMDTSSIEVFVNGGEEVFTARIYPHRDSRNIIFYSKDGDVKLDVQYWEL; encoded by the coding sequence ATGAATAATAATGAAGAGCTAATGAAATTAGCATATAGAGCAATTGCAAATGGAGAAGAAAAAGTTAATAGTGATTACTATAGGCTAAAATACCACTTAATGCCACCAGTAGGTTTTATGAATGATCCAAATGGATTTATTTATATAGATGGTGAGTATCATCTTTTTTATCAATTTAATCCTTTTTTCCCTGAAGGCAAAAAAGTATACTGGGGCCATATAAAGAGTACTGATTTGGTTAATTGGCAGCAGCTGCCTATAGCACTTTGTCCCAGTGAATGGTATGAAACTCATGGCTGCTATTCCGGCAGTGCCGTTAACTGTAATGGCATATTTACTGTAATGTATACTGGAAATGTTAAAGATGCTTCTAATAATAGAGAAACCTATCAGTGTATTGCACGGACTGAAGATGGTTTGAATTTTAATAAGCATAAAAATAATCCTGTCATATATAATCAACCAGATGGATATACAAGACATTTTAGAGACCCTAAGGTTTGGAAACATGACGGATTATGGTATATGGTAATAGGAACTCAAACTGTAGAAGAACAGGGTGCTGCATTATTGTATAGTTCACAGGATTTATTTAAATGGAAGATGATAGGTGAAGTTGCAGGAGCAAATATAGATGAATTGAATTTTTTAGGATACATGTGGGAATGTCCTAATTTATTAAATGTAGAGGGTAAGGATATATTGATTTTTTGTCCTCAGGGAGTTAAGAGGAAAGAGGATTTATATAATAACAGGCATCAATGTGGATATTTAATGGGAACTCTTGATTATAAAAGGGGAAAATTAAATTATGGAAGCTTTATGGAATTGGATAGAGGCTTTGAATTCTATGCTCCGCAAGTTACTGAAGATAGTAGAGGAAGACAGCTTTTAATAGGATGGATGGGATTGCCCGATGAAGAGGAAAGTCCTACAGTTAAAAATGGTTGGCTGCATTGTCTCACAATTGTAAGAGAACTTGGTATAAAAAATGATAAAATCATTCAAAAGCCAGTATCGGAAATGAAGCTTTTAAGAAAAAATGAGATAAAGTATAAAAATGTTGGAATAAAAAGTGATAAAGTTAAATTTCATAATATAAATGGTGATAGCTGCGAATTATTGTGTGATTTTTCATGGAATACTGTTTCAGAACTTGGAATAAAACTTAGATGTAATAAAGATTGCAGTGAAGAGACACTTATTTATTATGATGCGAAAAGTGAAAAATTAGTTTTAGATAGAGATAAAAGTGGATTAAGCTTAAAGGGAGTTAGAAAATGTAAGGTCAAAAATCATGGTAGTTTAAAGCTGCATATATTTATGGATACATCTTCTATTGAGGTTTTTGTAAATGGTGGAGAAGAAGTTTTTACAGCAAGAATATATCCACATAGAGACAGCAGAAATATCATTTTCTACTCAAAAGATGGCGATGTGAAGCTGGATGTCCAGTACTGGGAACTGTGA
- a CDS encoding gamma-glutamyl-gamma-aminobutyrate hydrolase family protein: protein MFPGYKRAYVNDDYVRSVAMAGGIPYIIPIVNDEELAKEQMSNADALILSGGYDVNPLIYGEEPKQKLGAILPERDEFDIWLLKEACKMNKPVLGICRGIQLMNAAFGGTINQDLSYDENCYIKHFQESSPSTAGHTVEIVEGSRLNSILGSKVTTNSFHHQSLNRVAEGFKIAARTKDGTIEAIEKEEENFVMGIQWHPEMMSSSSPEMLNIFKELIKNVKKG from the coding sequence ATGTTTCCAGGCTATAAAAGGGCTTATGTAAATGATGATTATGTAAGGTCTGTGGCTATGGCAGGGGGTATACCTTATATAATTCCCATTGTAAATGATGAGGAACTAGCTAAAGAACAAATGTCAAATGCAGATGCGTTAATTTTGTCCGGTGGTTATGATGTGAATCCATTAATTTATGGTGAAGAGCCAAAGCAAAAATTGGGGGCTATATTACCAGAGAGAGATGAATTTGATATATGGCTGTTAAAGGAGGCCTGTAAAATGAATAAACCTGTACTTGGGATATGCAGGGGAATTCAGCTTATGAATGCAGCCTTTGGAGGAACTATAAATCAGGATCTATCCTATGATGAAAATTGTTATATAAAGCATTTTCAAGAAAGCAGTCCTTCTACTGCGGGGCATACGGTGGAAATTGTGGAGGGAAGCAGATTGAACTCTATACTGGGCTCAAAAGTAACTACAAATAGTTTTCATCATCAAAGCTTGAATAGAGTGGCAGAAGGTTTTAAAATTGCAGCTAGGACAAAGGATGGTACTATTGAAGCCATAGAAAAGGAGGAAGAAAATTTTGTCATGGGAATTCAGTGGCATCCTGAAATGATGAGCAGCAGTTCTCCTGAAATGCTTAATATATTTAAAGAATTAATAAAAAATGTAAAGAAGGGTTAA
- a CDS encoding FAD-dependent oxidoreductase — translation MKALEVKKDIYWVGALDPGLRIFDIIMYTPFGTTYNSYIVKGKNKTAVFETVKEKFFDEYLERLESLNIDITSIDYIIVDHTEPDHAGSVAKLLDISKNAKVVGSSTAIKFLKGIVNHDFDYIEVKDGSSLDLGGKTLKFISAPMLHWPDSIYTYIPEDKFLVTCDSFGCHYCFEEMFDDKIENYDDYLEALKYYFDGIMGPFKPYVLRAYEKIKDLPIDTICTGHGPILRKHHKEVIDLYKKWASENTLNPKNIVISYVSAYGYTKALAEKISEGIQSTGDFNVELLDVIYNKQEDVIDKITDATGVLFGSPTINSDALKPILDLLNILNPIIHGGKVAAAFGSYGWSGEAVPNIERRLKELRFDVLTPGLKVNFKPSEEDFISAYKLGESFGEKVKEHLNKGVKNKKKANTKKWKCLVCGVVFEGDKPPKVCPVCGAGEDQFIEVKQEDVTFASDKKEKFLIIGNGAAGFYAAEAIRNRNKAADIEIVSSEKYRTYYRPELSDYLSENLPDNKLYVAPEIWYTENNVVLTLGTTIKEIKSEEKKVILQDNTEKSYDKLILANGSRNFIPPSIEGIDKKGVYTLKSLDDASEIKDNLSKIKNAVVVGGGLLGLEAAWEMKKHGIKVSVIECISRLLPKQLDEAGGKVFKQIADKSGIDIVLDECAIKIHGNEKVTGVELKSGKIIDADLVLFSVGIVSNKEIAENAGITVNRGILVNEKMETNKKDIYAAGDVAEFNSLVYGNWNAAVEMGKAAGANAVGDDVKFEDFVSSVIFNALNTSVLSLGEISPKDGKKVEVADDNSEKIKTLFFKKDVFAGGYLIGDTKEGAKLILAMEEGKTLNEALSEGLIV, via the coding sequence ATGAAAGCCCTAGAAGTAAAGAAAGATATTTATTGGGTAGGTGCCCTAGATCCAGGTCTTAGAATATTTGATATCATAATGTATACACCTTTCGGAACAACCTATAATTCTTATATAGTTAAAGGCAAAAACAAAACAGCTGTCTTTGAAACCGTTAAAGAGAAGTTTTTTGATGAATATCTTGAAAGATTAGAATCCTTAAATATTGACATAACAAGCATAGACTACATTATAGTTGACCACACAGAACCGGATCATGCAGGCTCTGTAGCAAAACTCCTTGATATATCGAAGAATGCAAAGGTAGTTGGTTCTTCTACTGCCATAAAATTCTTAAAAGGCATTGTAAATCATGACTTTGATTATATTGAAGTAAAAGATGGTTCTAGCTTAGATTTAGGTGGAAAAACTCTTAAATTTATTTCAGCTCCTATGCTTCATTGGCCTGATTCCATATATACTTATATACCTGAGGATAAGTTTTTAGTGACTTGTGATTCCTTTGGATGTCATTACTGCTTTGAAGAAATGTTTGATGATAAAATAGAAAATTATGATGATTATCTTGAGGCATTAAAGTATTATTTTGATGGCATTATGGGGCCTTTTAAACCTTATGTTTTAAGAGCCTATGAAAAAATAAAAGATCTCCCTATCGATACAATCTGCACAGGTCATGGACCAATTTTAAGAAAACACCATAAGGAAGTTATAGATCTCTACAAAAAATGGGCTTCTGAAAACACATTAAATCCTAAAAACATTGTAATCAGCTACGTTTCTGCTTACGGATATACAAAAGCTTTAGCTGAAAAGATAAGTGAAGGAATACAGTCCACAGGTGATTTTAATGTGGAATTACTAGATGTAATATACAATAAACAGGAGGATGTAATAGATAAAATAACTGATGCCACCGGTGTATTGTTTGGTTCACCTACCATTAACAGTGACGCACTTAAGCCAATTTTAGATCTTCTCAATATATTAAATCCAATAATTCACGGCGGAAAAGTTGCCGCTGCCTTTGGTTCCTATGGTTGGAGTGGAGAAGCTGTTCCAAATATAGAGAGAAGACTTAAGGAATTGAGATTTGATGTTCTCACTCCAGGGCTAAAAGTAAACTTTAAACCTTCTGAGGAAGACTTTATTTCTGCCTATAAACTTGGTGAAAGCTTTGGAGAAAAAGTAAAGGAGCATCTCAATAAGGGTGTGAAAAATAAAAAAAAGGCTAACACAAAGAAATGGAAATGCCTTGTATGCGGAGTAGTATTTGAAGGAGATAAACCTCCTAAAGTCTGCCCTGTATGTGGTGCTGGAGAAGATCAGTTTATAGAGGTAAAACAGGAAGATGTAACCTTCGCTTCAGATAAAAAAGAAAAATTTCTTATAATAGGAAATGGTGCTGCTGGCTTCTATGCTGCTGAAGCTATAAGAAATAGAAATAAAGCTGCTGATATTGAGATAGTATCTTCGGAAAAATATAGAACTTATTATAGACCAGAACTTTCAGATTATCTAAGTGAAAATCTTCCGGATAATAAGCTCTACGTTGCGCCAGAGATCTGGTATACTGAAAATAATGTAGTACTTACTCTAGGTACAACAATAAAAGAAATAAAATCAGAGGAAAAAAAGGTAATTCTACAGGATAATACTGAAAAGTCCTATGATAAGCTGATACTGGCAAATGGAAGCAGAAACTTTATTCCACCATCCATAGAAGGTATTGATAAGAAAGGTGTTTACACACTAAAATCTTTAGATGATGCTTCTGAAATAAAAGATAATTTATCTAAAATAAAGAATGCAGTAGTAGTAGGTGGAGGTCTTTTAGGACTTGAAGCTGCTTGGGAAATGAAAAAGCACGGTATAAAAGTATCCGTTATAGAGTGCATATCAAGACTTTTACCTAAACAATTAGATGAAGCTGGTGGTAAAGTATTTAAACAAATTGCAGATAAATCAGGTATAGATATAGTGCTTGACGAATGTGCAATTAAAATACACGGTAATGAAAAAGTCACTGGTGTAGAATTAAAAAGCGGTAAAATTATAGATGCAGATTTAGTTCTCTTCTCCGTTGGAATAGTTTCAAACAAAGAAATTGCTGAAAATGCCGGTATTACTGTTAATAGAGGTATCTTGGTAAATGAAAAAATGGAAACAAATAAAAAGGATATATATGCCGCTGGTGATGTTGCCGAATTTAACAGCTTAGTTTATGGTAACTGGAATGCAGCAGTAGAAATGGGTAAAGCTGCTGGTGCCAATGCTGTTGGAGATGATGTTAAATTTGAAGACTTTGTTTCTTCTGTAATATTCAATGCATTAAATACCTCCGTACTGTCTCTTGGAGAGATTTCACCAAAGGATGGCAAAAAAGTGGAAGTTGCAGATGATAACAGTGAAAAAATCAAAACCCTATTCTTTAAAAAGGATGTATTTGCAGGTGGTTATCTAATAGGCGATACCAAGGAAGGTGCTAAGCTTATTCTGGCAATGGAGGAAGGCAAAACTCTCAATGAGGCTCTTTCTGAAGGCCTTATAGTTTAA
- a CDS encoding ABC transporter substrate-binding protein, which produces MKRKTISVIIAAISVMLLLGACGNSSASKQPAKETKLSNTTDKYITAKDASKSPVKDRPDTFIATIHSPGGVFLPYFYDNGWDGNAVGPIFSSLVAVNEKGKTTPDLAESWNISSDNLTYTYHLRKNLKFSDGSPITADDVAFTLTLLDDPAYSGYVDISQSYIKGADAYKNGSAASIEGIKVIDPLTIQITTEKINPLNLTVLGGQVLSKAYYGKEYQRGKLDYLKALYGTPVGSGPYKLDKYVPGQEVRYVANENYYGGKPNIEHLIFKVSSTTTALQTFQTGEIDLDSFATDKDTIEQLQSLGFANIRIRTVPDYGLIYMNSKKSYLKDKAVRQALIYGLDRQKIVDAMYSGYGEVANVIGAPTLWSYTEDGINKYKFDQTKAKKLLDDAGWKVGSDGIREKDGQKLKLSYLTSKNTDKNIPIAKENYKALGIDFEPEVMDSNTLIGKLTKGDYDLVGGFRSNGLVDPNDAVAEFASGQSANVNVSGYSNPKVDELIKEGISTLDESKRKVTYKKLYQELSNDPPVILIDYRKGISAWNSRIQGLENNDFAGVDSTNLSKLKIKK; this is translated from the coding sequence ATGAAAAGGAAAACTATTAGTGTAATTATAGCAGCTATTAGCGTGATGCTGCTTTTGGGTGCTTGCGGAAATTCTTCAGCATCAAAGCAGCCAGCTAAAGAAACAAAATTATCAAATACTACGGACAAATATATTACTGCTAAGGATGCAAGTAAAAGTCCAGTAAAAGATCGTCCAGATACCTTTATTGCTACAATACATTCACCAGGTGGAGTCTTCCTGCCTTATTTCTATGATAATGGATGGGATGGTAATGCTGTAGGACCTATTTTTTCATCTTTGGTAGCTGTTAATGAAAAAGGAAAGACAACTCCCGATTTAGCTGAAAGCTGGAATATATCTTCGGATAACTTAACCTATACCTATCATTTGAGAAAAAACTTAAAATTTAGTGATGGTTCACCAATAACTGCAGATGATGTTGCCTTCACTCTAACTCTTTTAGATGATCCCGCATATTCAGGATATGTGGATATTTCACAGTCGTATATAAAGGGTGCAGATGCATATAAAAATGGAAGTGCAGCTTCTATAGAGGGAATTAAAGTTATTGATCCATTGACAATTCAAATTACTACTGAAAAAATAAATCCTTTAAATTTGACCGTATTAGGAGGACAAGTATTATCAAAGGCCTATTATGGTAAAGAATACCAGAGAGGTAAACTTGATTACTTAAAGGCACTGTATGGAACACCAGTAGGTTCTGGACCTTATAAACTTGACAAATATGTACCAGGACAAGAAGTAAGGTATGTGGCTAATGAAAATTATTATGGTGGAAAACCTAATATTGAACATCTTATTTTTAAGGTTTCATCTACTACCACAGCACTTCAGACTTTTCAAACTGGCGAAATTGACTTAGATTCATTTGCTACTGATAAAGATACTATAGAACAATTACAGAGTTTGGGCTTTGCCAATATAAGAATACGTACAGTTCCTGATTATGGACTAATATACATGAATAGCAAGAAGTCATATTTGAAAGATAAAGCTGTAAGGCAAGCACTTATATATGGACTTGATCGTCAAAAAATTGTTGATGCTATGTATAGCGGCTATGGTGAAGTTGCAAATGTTATAGGAGCACCTACCTTATGGTCTTATACAGAGGATGGCATAAATAAGTATAAATTCGATCAGACTAAGGCTAAAAAATTATTGGATGATGCTGGTTGGAAAGTAGGTTCAGATGGTATTCGTGAAAAAGACGGTCAAAAGCTTAAACTTTCATATTTAACCAGTAAGAATACAGATAAGAATATACCAATAGCAAAAGAAAACTATAAGGCGCTTGGCATAGATTTTGAACCTGAAGTAATGGATTCTAATACTTTGATTGGAAAGTTAACTAAAGGTGACTATGATTTAGTTGGAGGCTTCCGCTCAAATGGTCTAGTGGATCCAAATGATGCAGTAGCAGAATTTGCGTCTGGTCAGTCAGCTAATGTAAATGTTTCTGGATACTCTAATCCTAAGGTAGATGAACTTATTAAAGAGGGAATCAGCACTTTAGATGAAAGTAAGAGAAAAGTAACTTACAAGAAGCTTTACCAAGAACTAAGCAATGACCCTCCTGTTATATTAATAGATTATAGAAAAGGAATATCAGCTTGGAACAGTAGAATACAGGGCTTAGAGAATAATGATTTTGCTGGAGTTGATTCAACTAACCTTTCAAAATTAAAAATTAAAAAATAA